The Nicotiana tomentosiformis chromosome 9, ASM39032v3, whole genome shotgun sequence genome contains the following window.
TCATATTTGCTTAGTCACTTTTCTTCTAGAAAAATatttggacttctataaattgaggatccttcaTTCACATTCACCaacatccacaatgtagccatacAGGATTTGAGAGTCGTGTATAGGGGGAGAACTTTCcgggacaagtgttagtgtgtcacttgtgtttgcctcttcgtgaggttattttctcgatattttgtactctttttTATATCGTGAATTTCTCATCTCCGCCGTGGACGTAGGccaattgaccgaaccacgttaaatatttatctcttttttggtatatttctcgtttgttgtctgatttatcgtcgttcaaggtTGTTTTGTTAGCTTACGCATGGCACCTGATTTTTTCGGTCCTAAAAAGTGGTATCAGAAAGAGGTTCAAGACATGATCATCTTGGCGGGTTCAGTTCTAGCCGTAACATATTTGACGATAATCGTGATTTTTTTCTGAGAAATTTGATCGGTGTGCTACTCATGAAGAAACAAACTTTGTGGTGGAGATTTGGAGATGCGACCTGTTGAAAGTTATGTAAAGAAGGTGGGTCAAGTTTATTTTGTCAGAAAACTCAGGCCAAAGGGGAGAATTGTTAGGTgttgtcctgattttcttaccatatttgattTTCCTATCTCTTGAAGGAATGTAcaacatatttaccataattgggtTTTCCTTCTTgtagaagaaaattataaatcTCTCATATTTGCTTAGTCACTTTTCTTCTAGGAAAAggtttggacttctataaattgatgATCCTTCATTCACATTCACCaacatccacaatgtagccatacGGGGCTTGAGAGTCGTGTATAGGGGGAGAACTTTAcgggacaagtgttagtgtgtcacttgtgtttgcctcttcgtgaggttattttctcgatattttgtactctcttttatatcgTGAATTTCTCATCTCCGCCGTGGACGTAGGCCAATTGACCGAACCACTTTAAATATTTATGTcttttttggtatatttctcgtttgttgtctgatttatcgtcgttcaaTGTTGTTTTGCTAGCTTACGCATGACACCTGATTTTTTCGATcctaacaagtggtatcagagcgaggtTCAAGACATGTTCATCTTGGCGGGTTCAGTTCTAGCCGCAACATATTTGACGATAATCGTGATTTTTATCTGAGAAATTTGACCGGTGTGCTACTCATGTAGAGACAAACTTTGTGGTGGGGATTTGGAGATGCGACCTGTTGAAAGTTATGTGAAGAAGGTGGGTCAAGTTTATTTTGTCAGAAAACTCAGGCCAAAGGGGAGAATTGTTAGACgttgtcctgattttcttaccatatttggtTTACCTATCTTTTGAAGGAATGTAcaacatatttaccataattgggtTTTCCTTCTTgtagaagaaaattataaatcTCTTATATTTGCTTAGTCCCTTTTCTTGTAGGAAAATGTTTGGACTTTTATAAATTGATGATCCTTCATTCACATTCACCAACATCCAAAATGTAGCCATACGGGGCTTGAGAGTCGTGTATAGGGGGAGAACTTTAcgggacaagtgttagtgtgtcacttgtgtttgcctgTTCGTGAGGTTAttttctcgatattttgtactctcttttatatagtggattgctcatctccgccgTGGACGTATGTCAATtaaccgaaccacgttaaatatttATGTcttttttggtatatttctcgtTTGTTGTAtgatttatcgtcgttcaaggtTTGTTTTGCGAAATTACGCATGTCACCTGATTTTTTCGGTCCTaataagtggtatcagagcgaggtTCAAGACAGGTTCATCTTGGCGGGTTCAGTTCTAGCCGCAACATATTTGACGATAATCGTGATTTATGTCTGAGAAATTTGACCGGTGTGCTACTCATGTAGAGACAAACTTTGTGGTGGAGATTTGGAAATGCGACATGTTGAAAGTTATGTAAAGAAGGTGGGTCAAGTTTATTTTGTCAGAAAACTCAGGCCAAAGGGGAGAATTGTTAGGTgttgtcctgattttcttaccatatttggtTTTCCTATCTCTTGAAGGAATGTGCaatatatttaccataattgggtTTTCCTTCTTgtagaagaaaattataaatcTCTCATATTTGCTTAGTCACTTTTCTTCTAGGAAAATatttggacttctataaattgaggatccttcaTTCACATTCACCaacatccacaatgtagccatacAGGATTTGAGAGTCGTGTATAGGGGGAGAACTTTAcgggacaagtgttagtgtgtcacttgtgtttgcctcttcgtgaggttattttctcgatattttgtactctcttttatatcgTGAATTTCTCATCTCCGCCGTGGACGTAGGccaattgaccgaaccacgttaaatatttatctcttttttggtatatttctcgtttgttgtctgatttatcgtcgttcaagTTTGTTTTGTTAGCTTACGCATGACATCTGATTTTTTCGGTCctaaaaagtggtatcagagagaGGTTCAAGACATGTTCATCTTGGCGGGTTCAGTTCTAGCCGCAACATATTTGACGATAATCGTGATTTTTTTCTGAGAAATTTGATCGGTGTGCTACTCATGAAGAAACAAACTTTGTGGTGAAAATTTGGAGATGCGATCTGTTGAAAGTTATGTAAAGAAGGTGGGTCAAGTTTATTTTGTCAGAAAACTCAGGCCAAAGGGAAGAATTGTTAGGTgttgtcctgattttcttaccatatttgattTTCCTATCTCTTGAAGGAATGTAcaacatatttaccataattgggtTTTCCTTCTTGTAGAAGGAAATTATAAATCTCTCATATTTGCTTAGTCCCTTTTCTTCTAGGAAAAggtttggacttctataaattgatgATCCTTCATTCACATTCACCAACATCCAAAATGTAGCCATACGGGGCTTGAGAGTCGTGTATAGGGGGAGAACTTTAcgggacaagtgttagtgtgtcacttgtgtttgcctcttcgtgaggttattttctcgatattttgtactctcttttatatcgTGAATTTCTTATCTCCGCCGTGGACGTAGGccaattgaccgaaccacgttaaatatttATGTcttttttggtatatttctcgtttattgtctgatttatcgtcgttcaaggtTGTTTTGCTAGCTTACGCATGACACCTGATTTTTTCGGTcctaacaagtggtatcagagcgaggtTCAAGACATGTTCATCTTGGCGAGTTCAGTTCTAGCAGCAACATATTTGACGATAATCGTGATTTTTATCTGAGAAATTTGACCGGTGTGCTACTCATGTAGAGACAAACTTTGTAGTGGAGATTTGGAGATGCGACCTGTTGAAAGTTATGTGAAGAAGGTGGGTCAAGTTTATTTTGTCAGAAAACTCAGGCCAAAGGGGAGAATTGTTAGACGTTGTCCTGATTTTCTTATCATATTTGGTTTTCCTATCTTTTGAAGGAATGTAtaacatatttaccataattgggtTTTCCTTCTTGTAGAAGTAAATTATAAATCTCTCATATTTGCTTAGTCCCTTTTCTTGTAGGAAAATGTTTGTACttttataaattgaggatttttCCTTCACATTCAGCAACATCTATAATGCAGCCATATGGGGTTTGAGAGTCGTGTTTAGGAGGAAAACTTTAcgggacaagtgttagtgtgtcacttgtgtttgcctgTTCGTGAGGTTAttttctcgatattttgtactctcttttatatagtggattgctcatctccgccgTGGACGTATGTCAATtaaccgaaccacgttaaatatttATGTcttttttggtatatttctcgtTTGTTGTAtgatttatcgtcgttcaaggtTTGTTTTGCTAAATTACGCATGTCACCTGATTTTTTCGGTcctaacaagtggtatcagagcgaggtTCAAGATAGGTTCATCTTGGCGGGTTCAGTTCTAGCCGCAACATATTTGACGATAATCGTGATTTATGTCTGAGAAATTTGACCGGTGTGCTACTCATGTAGAGACAAACTTTGTGGTGGAGATTTGGAAATGCGACCTGTTGAAAGTTATGTGAAGAAGGTGGATCAAGTTTATTTTGTCAGAAAACTCAGGCCAAAGGGGAGAATTGTTAGGTGTTGTCatgattttcttaccatatttggtTTTCCTATCTCTTGAAGGAATGTAcaacatatttaccataattgagttttccttcttatagaagaaaattataaatcTCTCATATTTGCTTAGTCACTTTTCTTCTAGGAAAATatttggacttctataaattgaggatccttcaTTCACATTCACCaacatccacaatgtagccatacagggtttgagagtcgtgtttagggggagaactttacgggacacgtgttagtgtgtcacttgtgtttgcctcttcgtgaggttgttttctcgatattttgtactctcttttatatagtggattttTCATCTCCGCCGTGGACGTAGGTtaattgaccgaaccacgttaaatatttgtgtcttttttggtatatttctcaTTTGTTGTTtgatttatcgtcgttcaaggCTTACGCATGACACCTGATTTTTTCGGTCCTGGCAAGTAGGGAACTTTATAACTATAGATATTATATGATCAAATGACAATTCTAATCTTGAAAGAATCATATGTTACTCTCTGAGTTCcattttatgtgattttattaAATTGAGCATGAAGTATAAGATTAGTTTTTGAAACATATGATTTTGAACATGTCATAAAATTATGAGTTTATAAAACGTGTCTTTAGAATAAAAGAGATCATATAAATTGGAGGTGTCTACTTGTAAACCTTTAAAGTAAAGCGATTAGGATGTGAAAACTGAACAAGTGCTTATTAGATTATTCTACCTTTGATAATTTGATAAGTACGCTAAGTATCCTACCCTGAAAACCTTTACGAGTCGTTTGACTATCAGGATAGGGTAGGCGAAGATATCTCATGGATTGAGACATCAAATTAGCTTTCTCACCTTTTATatgaaataactaaatttacTGTTTTAGTACAAAATGATTCTCACCACTGCTTCTTTTCATCTTTGttttgagccgatggtctattaGAAATAACTTTTCTACCTTTTCAGGATAGAGGTAAGATCTGTATACACACTATTCTCCCCAAACCCACTTATAGAATTTTATTGGGTTTGTTACCGTTGTTATTGTAGTACAAAATGATTATCGAAACTAATTATTACACATAATTAAGCATAAAATAATAGTATAATTCAGTATTTTATCTTGAAATTGTTATTCCTTATCTTACCAAACGATCCCTTAGAGTAAAGAGAGATTTTTCTTAAACAAAAtttgataaatatataaatatcttAAATTTTTGAAAGGCAAAATGACTTTCGTGCCACTTAAAATTGTACCCATTTGGCAGCCCGGTAGATAAACttataatttctcttttgaacACTTGTACTTAACGGAAGAATATCAATAGACACCTCCTACTGAGCGTGTTCCTCATTCGCTATAATCCAACCGGCACATCATATTCTTAACCTATTATTATTTGACATGTGTAATTTGTAGGTCCCAATCTCTTTTTAccaatttattaaaaaaaattaaaaccttttccttcctcttcttcttcttcaccctGACATCACCATCACTACATGTTTCTTCCATCATGAACACCATCCTCATCTAATCTAAAATTCCCTAAATCAATAATGAACGCTATTCTTCTCTACTCTAAAATTCCCAAgtgaataaaaaagtaaaaagaaCAAAGACAAAATCAGTAAAATCCAAAAAATCCAGACGAATCAGTAAAAAGAACTCTATTCCATTATCTTCTccaaaattatctttgaaaatcCCCATACAAATtagtaaaaagaagaaaaacaattcCCAACAATCTCAAATGGGAGTTTGCTGATACCTACATTCAAAATCATCTCTAAAATATTCAATCTTCAAcacctaattaattaattttttcaaaactgaaattttgttatgtatttttttcTAACCAGCATTTTCCTCTTTGAATTTTGGTCAAGCCACGTTTGTTAGAAGGTGGTTGAagatggggggaggggggggggggagtaggAGGAGAGACGATAAAAGAAAGGGGGATAGGAAGGGAATCagataacaacaaaatgaaagaGTGAAAGAGGAAGAAAGAGGAGAAGGGAAGGCGTGGGGGTGGGCGGGAGTTTTCacctttttcaattttttctttttctttttcattttaatttgctttcttttttgattttaatatttttaatcaaAACTGTTATATTCATGCACGTTTGTATCATGGTTTGCACATATTTGAGCCACATCATTTAAGTCGTTGCCACATAAGCATGGTCAATGgtcaaaaatatttattattattcattccGTCAAGTACGAGTGTTCAAATGGGAAACTTATGAGTTTATCTATCAGACTGACAAATGAGTACAAGTTTAAGTGGCCCGAAATCCATTTTGCCTTCTTGAAACAAAAGGGAGTACAAGAAATGGTTTATGAGTCAGATACAGGCGGTGTCAGCAAGATCAGACAATGAAGATAACAAGAAATATTTGATCCTACGTGAGTTTGTCTATTGTGCGACTTACGATGTCCTAAGGATTTGTGAGCTATTACACTAAATAAGATTTATCTAGAGCATATAGGAAGGACAGGGGTGGGCGGCTCAAGCTCATATGTAGCCTAAAACCAAAGTTTAATATGagacataattttaaaaataataattataatatatatttttatttaaaatttattattctatatttttgagatgcaaagttgttattaatttttataattgatTTCTTCCAATAATTCCTTTTCAATTGATATTATAGCCAACCCAATTAATCTTTCTTGAGACATTATTTATCTTATCTAAGATTTAtcaattataatttttgaaaaacttGTTATCGCTAAGGAAACTGTTATAAGAACTAataacattattctataagcaatataaatatttgaaaaagaatcaaGCTCTTTTATTTGATTGAGTGTATAATATCATCTATTTGTACTGTTGTTTCTTGTCAAATCAATTTCTGTATGGCCCCGAAAATATTTAGACTCTAAATACGCCGATTACTAGCCTAATGACATGTATGAGATATGTTTATTATCGTGACCGTAGTATGTGGCGTTTGTCCAAGAGTATATCACcgaataataaattttaaaccaATGTCCATAGAGAGCATATATGGGTAAATTTAATGAATATGATTAGACTTGCATTATATTAAAAAAGAACGAATGAAAGTCACGTTTCTCTAAGTTCCATTGACAGCAAATTTAATCATATGTTGGTTGCCTTTCTAAAGTAGTTTATGGCCACTTTTACTAAGATGTGGATTTAAGTAATTTCTACGTGGGCCACTAGATAAAGGATCAAATTAAAGAGAATGTCATATGTTAATAAACTCCTTGGTCTAAGCTCATGGTGGGGTCATGTGACCATGGAAACAAAAAGTTTAAGGAGAACGACGTACAACTTCTGCGGAGTTACACATGTAACATCTCCATGTTGACACAGTGCACTAAGTTTTATTCTTTATTAGTTCTTCCTCCTTTGTTCTTTAATTACCAAGTATATATGGAGATAAATATTCTAGTTGTAGACAAGAGTTAAGGTTTAAGTGTGTATttggaaatattttgaaataatgaACTGATAAGATTGAGATGAATTAACTCTTCTACAAAGAAATATATGACATCCACAATACATTAAAAAAATAACGGTTAGAAAATCTAAGGTATTTGGTCATGATCTCTTGTAGTGGTGGTCTTAGGATATTTTTGAAGAATTTGCTAAAGGACTAAACCTTGttgagaaaaaaaatataaatatggtGGGCAGAGAAGTAAAGAATTTTAATTGGTTTGATTTTTCTTGTTAGGCAATGTAAGATGTTTTGAACCAGCAAAGGTTCTTTTGTCCCTTGCCCGTGAAAGATTTTTTCCTTAGCTCACTAATATTCTATTTATCAATATCGTGATTGTGACAGTTTCGAAATTGAATTGCTGGTCTTCTTGAACTTACGATTAGACCGAAAGGCAAATTGAGGCGAGTTGAGGTTTATTTTCCTAGTAGGGAATCCCATTAGAACCCCTGTGCTCCATATGTTAGATAATGCTAAGTCATGTCTTCTTGTGATCCAATACTCAGTTCACTTATTCTTATTCAGTACAACATTATATGTGACATGAATACATGCTTATGTGTATTACCAATTGTTATGTGCGTTTATTTGTGATATTCACATTTAGTTAAGTATTCAGTTTCAACATTAATTCATACATCGATGTGATCACATTAAGTACGGAGAAGTGACCAACCTCCCCCAGTGTGAGTACTATGATGTCATAGTTACCTACCCCACGCTCGCGGGTGCCAGCTGTTTGTTGGGGAGATAGGCCGACACTCCCCTGTACGTGTTCCCAAATGCTCACATAAGCAGGGCTATTATGCGTAATAATTTTTAGCAAAGTTATGTCTTAAAGATATGAGTTATGAACTCAATTTCTACGTTAAGTTTCAGTTTCAACTTACAGTTTAGCTTATAGTTTCAGTTTTCAGCTTATTACTTGGTTGTtaaattttatatgatttttcCGTATATccgttttctttcttatttttcccAGAAGGAGGTAGCCTATGAGACTTAGTGGGTATCCTTTGGTGGTACTTAGCCCGTTTGGGCATGCTACGTCATGTGGCAGGTATTCAGGACGCAAGTAACGAGGCACGTGGCTAGAGGAGATATTCTAGATTTAGTTTATAGACTCAGTTGATTCATCCCAGCGGTACCAGACccttttcagactattatttataTCTTTGTTTTACGTTTATTTTATTTCCAGGGGATGCTCCCGTAGGGTGTCTCTTAATTGTTTTTCCCGATTCCAGAGGCTCATGACTTGTTAGTGGGTcagtattaaaatatttttgaatttatcctttatttactatttttatcAGTCAACTTAAGAACTGCAACTTAATTAGAATTAATATTTAAGCACGTTAGATTCTTTGCTACTGAACTTGAAGTTTGATACAAATAGTATAGGGTTCACTCAACGAGTGGTAAGGGTTGAGTGCCAATCACGTCCCACCCCAAAcgcgtgacaagttggtatcaaagtagCCAGGTTTAGGAAGTCCTAGGGAGTCATGAGCCGTGTCTAGAAGAGTCTCAAAtatgggtatgttgtgcaccatacttatatttGGGAGGCTGCAGGGCATGTtaggaattattttatttgattCTCATATCGTGCGTTAGAGCTAAACGTTTCAGAATTCTAACACTCATTTATCTCTCGTTTCAGTGAACGAGATGGTTAGAACAAGATCTACTTCATTCTCTGCTGCTAACAATGTAGGGGTACCAGCTGCTAATCATCAAGAAGCAACACTAGAGGTGCATGCCGCACCAATAGCACCAACTGCAGTTAGAGGACGtggcagaggtagaggtagaggtcaaaATGCTAGGGATAGAGGTGGAAATGCCAGCGGTAATCAAGCTCGTGGTAGGGCCACTAGACATACACAGGCTCCATATCAACGGTTTGTTAATGATCAGGTTGAAATCACACCCCCTCTCAACCCACTCAGGGAAAATCAACCACATCAGCAGGATGATCGAAATGACAAAATTTTGAGCTTTCGGGAGTCCTTAGCCACTCCGGCTAGTGGTAGGGCTGCACCCGTTCATGCTCCTCCTCAGGACCCTCATGATTTAGATGAAGAGGTTATAGGAGATGATTTTCAAGCTCCAATCGAGGTACCACCACCAGTTTTCCTTGCAAATATTGCGCAGCCAGTGCAGTTACCGATATGAAGAATTGACCCACATGCCTTTTTGATATTAAAACCTCCTACTTATAATGGTACAGATAAAACAAATGAACCAATATTATTTTTGGAAGAGATAGAGGAAATATTCGTTTCATTGGGTTGTCTTGAAACACAAGCCACAAAGTTGATTTGGTTTCGATTGAAGGGTGAAACAGGACAATGGTGGAGAGGTTACAAGGAGGCTAGAAATTCTACATTACCATCACTTACTTGGCCACAGTTCAAAGAAGATTTAAGGGCTAAGTTTTTGTCTAGCAGTAGGATGGATGAGCTCCGACGTCAGTTCGAACATCTTAAATAGGGTACCATGTCAGTGACTGAATAGGAGATGGAATTTACAAATTTGGCAGAGTATGCACCTAATTGGATACCGACAGAGAGAGAAAAAGTGAGAAGGTTCATTAAAGGCTTGAATTCACATATGGCAAAAGATATAACTTCATATCAGGATGACAAGACTTATCTTCAGGTTGTCAATATGGCTACACGTAAGGAGGCTTTTGATAAAATCGCTAGAGATAACAGCAAGGAGGCTAGAACAATAGGTAGTTATAGTGGATTTTCAGTTAGGGTAAGAACATGAATCATTCAGCTCACATTCAATCAACGGCTCACTCATATACTTATCCAGCTCCACTCAGACATGGCCAATAGAGTAAGGGTCAGGTCCCTCAAGGGCAAATTTCAACTAGTCAGGGCCAACCTCGGTTCTCCTATCCTATATGTCCTTCGTGCAGCAAAAGACATCCAGGGAAATGCCTTTTGGGTCAGAAAGGTTGTTTCCAATGCTACGATCCGGGTCATATTAAGAGATACTGTCCACAACTTAGAAAAGCTCCGGGGACACCTCATACTTAGACTGGGCGTGGTGCCAATAGAGGTGGAGATCAAGGAAGAGACCGaaccagctagattctatgcagTTCTAGACAGGCAGAATGCTGAGGCATCTAATAGAGTTATTACATGTATTCTCTCAGTTTGTGGTCGCCTTGCTTATGTATTAGTTGATACTGGTTCAACTTTCTcctatgtgtcttcttatttttgtGTTGAGTTTGTAAAAGCACCAAAAAAATTAGGGGTTCTATTTGAGGTTTTCACACCTATAGGGGAATCTATTAAAGTTGAGTATATATTCAGAAATTGCATGATCACAGTTTAGGGCCAAGAAACATTAGCCGATTTGGACTTGTtagatatggtagactttgacatCATAgttggcatggactggttatcttctTGTCATGCTACAGCTGATTTCCATGAGAAAACGGTTAAATTCTCATTTATTAGGGAAGATCCAGTTATAACTAGAGGTGAAGTGGGTACGCCTGtgggtaagtttatttcttaccttaaggctagaCAAATAGTGAGCAACGAGTGTTTGGCATATCTAGCACATATACGAGATATGAAAGTCGACTCCCTAGTGCTTGAATCGGTACCGATTATGAAAGAGTCTGCAGGCGTGTCCCCGGAAGATATCCCAGGGAtaccaccagatagggagattgagtttGGCATAGACACAttgccaggaactcaaccaatatcgattcctccttatagaatggcttCAGTCGAG
Protein-coding sequences here:
- the LOC138899348 gene encoding uncharacterized protein, translated to MVDFDIIVGMDWLSSCHATADFHEKTVKFSFIREDPVITRGEVGTPVGKFISYLKARQIVSNECLAYLAHIRDMKVDSLVLESVPIMKESAGVSPEDIPGIPPDREIEFGIDTLPGTQPISIPPYRMASVELNELKKQLQDLLD
- the LOC138899347 gene encoding uncharacterized protein; the encoded protein is MEFTNLAEYAPNWIPTEREKVRRFIKGLNSHMAKDITSYQDDKTYLQVVNMATRKEAFDKIARDNSKEARTIGSYSGFSVRLHSDMANRVRVRSLKGKFQLVRANLGSPILYVLRAAKDIQGNAFWVRKVVSNATIRVILRDTVHNLEKLRGHLILRLGVVPIEVEIKEETEPARFYAVLDRQNAEASNRVITCILSVCGRLAYVLVDTGSTFSYVSSYFCVEFVKAPKKLGVLFEVFTPIGESIKVEYIFRNCMITV